Within Myxococcales bacterium, the genomic segment CGGACTTTTCGTAAGGACGCTTCTGCTCCTCGGAACCACAGTGGCCGTCTTCGGGATGTGCGCCTATGTCGTGAGTGGAATGATTAGCGCACATCGAGTTGAGTATGGGGAGGTGTATCGAGAGCCGCCTCTGGACACATACCGAGGAGGCTTTAGCCAAACTAAGGGTAACCGGTGGGACGCGCATGTCTGGCCCCTGATTAACCGGGGAAGCCTCGCCTGCTTTGAGGAAACGCCCTTTACGCAGTCCTCCGCACTCAGAGCCGATCTGTTGCAAGAGGAGTTTGTCCTGGATAACCTTACCGCGCGGCTTACGCGCGAACGGTGGACGCCCAATCGCATAGATTTGCGCATTGATACGCCAGATCCGGCGATTGTGATAGTCAATCAGAACTTCCATCGCGCATGGACTGCCACAGCCGGCCACGTCTTTAACCACCACGGACGCATCGCAGTGAAACTTCCCCCAGGCACATATCGATTTTCCCTTGCCTATCGAGATTGGTGGATATACGTGGGTGCTATAATTTCACTCCTGACGTTTATGTGCTGTGTGTTCATTTGCGCGAGCAGCACTCGCGGGTCGACACGCTTTTGTTGGCCAGAGAGAAGGCCTTAGTCCGTGGATCTTCGGGAAGTCAACGCGCAACCATTGTTACGCCGTCACCCCTGGGAACTCGTTCGCGCTCGGTATTTCATATCTGTGTTGGAAAAACATCACTTGCTAGCGCGAGACGGGGCTATTCTCGATGCGGGATCGGGCGATGGATGGTTTGCGCAATGTCTTGCGAAACGCTTGAGTGATGCGCGGACAATTATCTGCTGGGACCATGAGTACACCCCAGCGCAGCTGCAGGCTTTTCAAGAAGAAAGTTCCTTGCGCGGCCCAACATATACCCGAGACGCTCCCACGGAGCGCTGCTCGTTGATACTGTTACTCGATGTGCTAGAGCATATCCAACATGACATGGGGTTTCTTAAGGAACTAATAGCCAACAACCTCGACGCAGATGGCCTGATTTTGATCAGCGTTCCAGCGTGGGCTTATGTGTTTGGTCCCCATGATGTCTTTTTGGGGCATTATCGTCGCTATGCTCCAAAGCAGTTGCAAGCGCTTGTGAAGGCCGCAAACCTAGAAATCATAGATCGGGGCGAGCTTTTTCATTTTCCATTAATCGTGCGCATCCTTCAGGCAGTAGCGGCGCGTATGGCCCCCACCCGAACACAACCGCCGTCCACGGAGCTTCATTGGCAGCATGGTCGATGGATTACATGGATGGCATACGCAATGCTGCGAATAGACAGTTTAATGTCCATCGGACTTTCTCGCATGGGGATACGCATCCCCGGACTTAGCACGTGGGTCTTGTGTCGCCTTGAGCGCCACTCGTGAGCCTTATTGTTTGTGTTTGCGACATTTCCACCAAAGTCGTCCTAAAGCCATAAACATCTTTGTCGAATCAAGGATTGGCGAGACCCGTGAAAACTCAGCATGTCGCCAGATTACGGGGCATTCAAAAACGGCATAGCCGAGCTGCCGGGCAAGCAACAACACTTCCACGTCGTAGGTGTATCCATCTTCGGTTTGCGCAGAAAAGAGTGTTTGCGCGACGGGTAAAGAATACAGCTTGAAACCGCATTGCGTATCGTGAATTCCCTTGAGCAGAAAGGTTTGCACGAGCAAGTTAAAGATCCTTCCCATACGTTCTCTATACCAGGGCTGTCGCACCTGTATGTCGCTATGTGTCAGCGCTCTCGATCCGATGACGATTGGATATCCCCGCTTGGAGATCTCCAACAACTTGTTGGCCTCCTCTATCGGTGTGCTTAAGTCCGCGTCCGAAACCAATACATAGGACCCGCGTGCGTTGCGGATGCCCAACCGTACCGCGGCACCCTTGCCTGAGTTCTTCTCAAGGCGAAGCACCCGAAGTTTACCCTGGTTTTTGCCAAGCTCCTCTAAGAGTTCCGGCGTTTTGTCCGTCGATCCATCGTCTACAACGATCACTTCGGCATCGTGCCAATCTCTGACATACGAAAGAACTCTGGATACGCTATCTACGATTCTCGCCTGCTCATTATATGCTGGTATGACTATAGAAAGTTGCATGCGCAAAGTCTTGATACTACGTTAGCCGGCCACTGTCTTGTTCGAAGAATCTATTCGCTTATGTACCGAAGCATTCGCACCCGTTTTTTGGCCCGACTGTTAGCATTGAAACGCGCGACAGATGGGTTCATGACGACGCCTGCTCAGAGAAGCCTAGGAGTGTCGCTGACCTCATTGCTGCTGGCGGCGGGTTTTCGGAGTATATTATTTCTAGATGCATCAGGCGTAAACCTCCCCTCGGACGGCATCTGGACTTGTGTTGCCGCGATGCTCGCCGCCGCCGCCTCGGACGTCATGGTCGCTGGAACGTTAGGACTTATTCACTATGGGATGACGTGTAAGTTACGCTCTTTCCCGGCATCGAGGGTGGCCATGTTTGCAGGCTACCTGCTCTTGTTTCCGGGGACGCTGCTTCACGTCATCTCGGTTCCATTTTTTCGCCTCTACCAGATGCCGTTGCGATATACGCAACTGCTGCTGGTCGGCTCGCTCAGTAACATTCTCGATTCTGCACACGCCGAAATAACCCGTAGATATCTCTACCTGGTGTTATTGGTTTTGGTGCTCGCTGCTGGGACGGCGGTCGCGGGGGCTACGTACATTTATCGTGCATATTGTGCTCGTGCGGGACATGGAAAGCGGCGGATTGTATTGGGGGCAGCCATCGGTCTCGTGGCGTGCTGCCTGATTGCAGTGAGAAGCCTGTCAGGCATAAGCAACGCACCCGCTGGCCTCATCATGAACCCGAGCCAGATATTTGTTGAAAGCTGGGTACAATGGTGCTGGCACGGTGTTAACGACGACATCATATTGAAGCACGCACCACATTTTGACACCACGCGATTGTTCGACAAAGATAGTGACAACGATCAACTTCAGGATCTGGTGCGACCAGACGCGCTTCCAGTTTCCGGCAACAACGTCATTCTGATCGTTGTAGAGTCTGCGTCCGTCAACCGGTTCGGTCTCTGGGGCGGCGATGTGCGTACGACGCCACGGTTGGCGCAACTTAAGCCGCATGCCTTGATGTTTGACAGCTACTATTCGCCTGCGCCAGTATCCATGAAATCGTTGGTTTCCCTGATGTGCTCTACGTATCCACATGCGGACCCAAGAGCAGACACATACACGAATCCTACGATCGACTGCCGATCGCTAAGTGAAGTTTTGGCGGACGCGGGATACGACGCCGGGCTTTTTCATGCAGGGCATTTTAGCTACACGGATAAAGACCGTTTTTTTGCGCATCGTGGTTACAGTATTATGCGCGATGCCGGCAGTTTGCGCAATGAGGCCAAGTATCCGATCAATGGGTGGGGTATTGATGAGCGTGCGATGTTTGACGATGCAATCCATTGGCTGAACGGACGGGATAGTCAGCTTCCTTTTTTTCTGACACTCATTACCCTGAGTCCACATCATCCCTATAAAATTAACAACGTGACGCCCGCGCCTTTCGGCACCGCTTCCGCCGCGGCCAAGTACGACAACGCTGTTCATTTGGTGGACAGCCAAATCGGCCGGATTTGGGATTGGCTTGTGCAAAAGGGATTGCAGAATAAGACATTACTAGCGATCGTGGGCGATCATGGCGAGGCGTTTGGAGAACATCCAGGGCACTTTGTGCACGGTTCGCTTATCTATGAGGAAGCGGTGCGAACACCGTTGATGCTGGTTCAGCCCCTAGTGTTTAAGGGGGTGCGCACACGCAGGATCGGCAATCACGTGGATTTGGCGCCCACCCTACTGGACATCATCGGTCATCCCCGGCCCAAACGCTATCAGGGCGTCAGCCTGCTTCGAGGGTTTCAGCCGCATATGGTGTACTTCTATGCCAACTGGTCAGCATACCGCTTGGGTCTTCGAGACGGACGATGGAAGTATATTTATCATCCCTTAGACGGTGTTCACGAGTTGTTCGACCTCCGAAAAGACCCCCAAGAAAGAGTTAACCTCGCTGCATCTAATCCGAGCCATGTGGAGGCCTACCAACATCGGGTAACTGCATGGGAGGCATATTATGGCACACTTATTCCCAACTATGAGAGCTATGTATTGGGCGCCACCATGTGCCCTAGGTCGCCTGTATGTTATCTCAGTACGTTGGAACCCTCGTATACCCAGGGTGCGTGGCGTAAAGACCAAAGCGTCTCAACTCGCCCTCTACGCATTCAAGATACGTTTTATGACAAGGGCATAGGTGTCAAGCCCCTGTCGGTGCTTCGGTATAGTATCTCTGGCGGGAATTTTCAGCGTCTCAAGGGTATGGTCGGCTACGATGGTTATGTAAAGAAGTCGCAATTGAATGCAGTAGCCGGTGCCGCAATCTATGTTGACGATAAGCTGATGTGGTCAAGTGGCAAGATAGGAGTGATGAGTGACCCGAGGTCTTTTGACATATCAGTAGAAAACGGACGTTTGCTCGAACTCATCAGTTACGACCTTGACGGATCGAAGGAAAGGGACGCCATCAATTGGGTTGATGTGCGTCTAGAACGCTAGAGAATACTGCTAATGTTGACTGCACGGCGCTGCAGTGCGTGAGACTTAGTGCCCCAAACAACAGAGTTACTCGAAATACCCGAAAAAGCACGCAAAATACGTGCCATCGGGTCTATTGGCCCACGGAAACCTTCAAATACCCGAGCCAGACTAGGTTCCCGCATCGGACACACCGCCATCGGGAGCGTTGTCTGGCTCAGGGACACATGCCGCTTCCTATCCGTGCGGACTAGGTCGAACGCTTATAGCGAATCTCCATCGACTTGAATTCTTTACCCGATGGATCTTTGGTGTACATGGTGTAGGTGAGAGCGTTCTTGCCTACGATCTTCCATTCTGCACGATACCATTTCTCTTTTTCGCCGCTGAACGGGCAGCTGTAGGTGCCGCTGTCTCGAAAGGTTTTGGTGGCTCCGTCGTAGGTACCGCTACCCTCGACAATGCCCGTAGACATGTTGTCCATCCATATGGAGACGTACGCCTTCTTTACATTGTCGTATCCAAGATAGCCCAGCCCCTCGAAGGTTTCTGTACCCCATGAGCCTTTGAAATCCTGGCGCAAAAAGCGACCGCCTAAAGTCCAAGCGATGGAACTGGTCCCGGTCGATACCTGGGGCTTTGCGCCTGGGTGCATCCATACCGTGTTCTTCACGGTCCAATCCCCTGCCAACGCTTTGAGGACAGCATGGTGTGCAGATGGTTTGCCCGCCGCTTTCGCCTTAGTCATACGAGCTTGCATGTCCTTTTGTGCATGTGCGTCCTTCGCCGGTGCCACCTTGTCCTGCGCCTGAACAGTTGCGGCCGACAGCATAAAAAGACCGCTAGCAATGATCGATAACTGTGTCATCTTCATAATAGACCTCCTCAAGGTTCCCGTTATCGATCGGACGAAAATTTTTTTCAACTACTCGATTAACGAGGGCGGACGGATACCTTTAAACACCCGATCTGTTCGATGTCGACCTCAATGATATCCCCAGCTGCCATAGGCCCCACCCCTTGCGGCGTACCGGTCAGAATCATGTCGCCGGCCTCGAGAGTCATCACCTGGCTGAGAAAGGCAATGAGCTTGGGCACCGAAAAGATCAGGTCAGAAGTGCGTGAAGACTGGCGCGTGAGCCCGTTCTGTCGCGTCACCAGTTTTAGGTCCGCCGGGTCGATGTCACCCACAATGCGCGGGCCAACTGGGCAAAATGTGTCAAAGCCCTTGGCTCGCGCCCACTGACCGTCTTTCTTTTGGAGTTCGCGGACTGACACATCGATGGCGCACGTGTATCCAAGTACGTGTGCCAATGCATCGCGTTCTTCCAGATTTCTGGCCTGGCGTGCCATGATCACCGCAAGTTCGCCTTCGTAGTCCACGCGCCCATATTCCATTGGAGCAGAAATCGTGCCCAGCGGCGCAAGCAAGGCCGAGGGAGGTTTCAAAAATACAATGGGCTCTTCGGGGAGCTCTTTTTGCATTTCCTTGGCGTGCTCACGGTAGTTCACCCCGATTCCAATGATCTTTGAGGGAAGTAGATCATAGACATCTCCTGGATATGAGGGGCTTACGAGGGGAAGTTTCATGGGCGGAATATATCGGTTTCTGGGTCTGCCTACAAAACCTAGGGGAGCTCTCACCCAAGCCCGATTGGGGGACAGAAAAATCCCGTAGGACGGAGGCAATCAGTTGTGGCACTATCACCGGATGGGTCGCATGCCCAAGGAGAGTATCGATGAGTCAGAAAGAGGCTGAGTTGATGTTCGAGCATCTCTGGAGAGACTTCGCTGCTATCGCACCCCAGGCGGCACACATCCACGCTTTGCTAAAGAGCAAAGGGGAGCATTTTCGCAATGATCATGTCGCCATTCGCACCTTCGATGCTGCGAAGATAGCGCTGGAAGTTTTGGCAGAGCCCTTTTTGCAATGGGGGTATAAGCCTACAGGGGACTACGCGTTCAAGGAAAAGAAGATCTGTGCCCGCAGTTACAGTCACCCTTCCGGCGAACTGCCCCGTGTTTTCATTTCCGAATTGCTGCTCTCTCAGTGCTCGGCAACGCTGCAAAAGCATGTGCGGGGGATGCTCGAGCAACTCGAAGAGACTCTCAGCGGCGAGGCATTGCTGCGGAATCAAGCGCTCTGGCCCCGTATCAATTACTCTGTATATAGGCAGATGCTGGAGGAATCGGAATATGCCGCATGGGTGATGGCTTTCGGAATACGCACCAATCATTTCACTGTCAATTTCAACGATTTACAGGCCTTTACGACGCTCCGCGAGCTTAACGATTTTCTCGTGTCAGAAGGATTCGAGCTCAACTCGCCGAACCAGCCCATCCAGGGCAGTTCCGAGAGTATGCTTGAGCAGTCATCAACTCGTGCAGATCACGTGATGTGGCGTTTTTCTGACGGCGAGGAACGCAGCATTCGGAGTTGTTACTATGAGTTTTGTAGGCGTTATCCCGATCCCAAAACGGGGACATGGTACGATGGCTTCATTACGAACAGCGCGGATAAAATCTTCGAATCGACCAATGTGCAGTCGTTTACTTGAGTTTGCGTTCACTCTTGATGCTGTAAGCTAAGAATGGCAGGCCGAGACATGCGGCCGCCCCCACCTTGATCCATTCCATCGCGTTGGCTTGAGCCATCACCCAGATCGAGGTGCCAAGCGCCATCAGCGGCACCGCCATTGCACCCAATGACCTACTGGTCATTCCGCGCACTCGCAGGTCCCTAACTGCCATGATAAGCACTGCAATCGCGGTGGTGATGTACTGCGTAAAACGCGCAAGCACACTGAGGACAGCCAAGTCCTTAAAGCTTCCGCTCAGCGCAAAAACAAGTGTGATGACCCCACTCAATAGGATCGCCACGACGGGTGTCCGGTAAATCGCATGAATCCAAGCAACAGCGTGTGGCAGGTCGTGATGTTCAGCCATGGCGAAGATACACCGGGGCACCACCAAGGCGTGCGCGGATGCCATACCAAACACGGACACTAAGATGCCCACCGCTATCAGGCGTCCCCCAGTCTCTCCCATAAGCATGCGAGATGCATCTGCCACTGGGTTTTCTCTCCCGGCCACTTCATCGAGCGTGCCAAACACCATGGCTATCACCAGCAGATAAATAACTGTCACTGCCGTGATGATGGTGATCATGGCGGGCCAGAGCATTTTCTTGGGGTTCTTGGTCTCTCCTGCCGTGACTACGACGGACTCAAACCCAAGGAACGCCCAGAAAACCACCAATGTGGCATCGCCAAATGCTCTCGGACTGAACTCAAGTATTCCGGAAAAGCGCCGTATATCGAAGGCAAAACTTGCCACCACGATAAACAAAGTGATGGGCGCCAGTTTCGCGACGGTGAACACGGTCGAGACGCGCGCCCCCAGGGCCACGCCGCGAAGGTTCAACGCGCTTAGCAACACAATGAGCCCTATCAAACCGGCGGCATACACATACGATGGCGCATGGGTCCCAAACTGAGTCCGGAGCGCGATGGCAAAACCATGCGCGATGGCCGCCCAAGATAGCATTCTCGAACACCAGTTGAGCCATCCGATCTCGAAACCCACCGCCCTGCCCAAGAAATCGCGAGCGTAGAGATAAGGGCCGCCCGTGTTGGCATAACCCGGCGCGATGCGCGCGAAGCACATGACATTAAGGGATGCCACGAATCCCGCAAACGCTGCTGCGAGCAAGGCACTCGAGCCAAGATTCTCTGCAATGACGCCGGGAAGGAAAAATATTCCAGCGCCAATCATGCCGTTCACACCAAGGGCAACTACATCCCAGTAACCCATTGTGCGCCGTAGTGAAGTCATGTGGGTGCGGGATGCGACAGCACGCGTGGCATCTAGACATCACTATCAACAGGTTTGCTCTCCAAAATCAACCCATTCGGAGTGAGTTAGAAGTTACAATCTCCATGGAATGTGCTAAAAATCGGTTTCGTTTTTCGTGGCTTGGCTGTGAAGTATCCTCCTGACGAGTTTGTGGGGCAACTTGTGCTTGGGCGCTATCGCGTCGTAGGCGTGCTAGCCAAGGGCGGGATGGGCGTTATCTACCTGGCCCGAAGCGAGGGTGCGGCGGGCTTTACCCGTCCCGTCGTGGTCAAACGCATTCTCTCCGGCATGGATGACGACCACACCGTTGTGAACATGTTCAAGCGGGAGGCGAGAATCATGTCTAACTTGCGACATCCCGGCGTGGTCAGTGTGATTGATTTTGGGCGTGAACGCGACTCGTATTTCATGGTCCTTGATTACATACATGGGGTCCATCTTGGTCGATGGCTGAGGTTCACCAATGGCGCATACGGTCCTTTCCCCCTCAACCTAGCGCTTCACATCATCGTCCAAGTGTTAGATGCGCTGCACTATGCACACACACTGAAAGCGCCGGATGGGAATGAATTGCAGGTGGTTCATCGTGATGTGACACCATCGAACATTCTGATTGATGTTGAAGGGCATGCCAAGCTTGCTGATTTTGGCATTGCAAGGATGCGAACCGATGCAACCGAAGCGGGCACGGGGGAAAGCCAAATTAAGGGGAAGTTTTCCTATTTGGCCCCGGAGCTACTTAAGGGAAGCGAACCGAGCCCCGCCTCAGATGTGTATAGCACCGCCGTGGTCCTCCATGAGGTCCTAATGGGGAAGAATGTGTTTCGAACGGCGCAACTTCCGATGACCATGTCGCGGGTGCTCAATCATGTGCCTGAGGCCCTCGATGCATTTCGAAATGATGTTTCTCCGGAGTTAGCAGCGGCCGTGGCCAAGGGATTGAACAAAAATCCCCATGAGCGTTATTCCTCGGCATTAGAGTTCGCAGTCGCCCTGAGGGCACTCCGGCCCGAGAACGCCGAAGAGACACAGGCAAAGCTCCAGGAGGCCGTGACGCGAGATTTTTTTGACCCGCGCATGGCTCAAGTAGGGGATGCCGACAGTTTGGTATCACTTGAACGTGCGTGGAGAGACCCCGTACCGACATCTAGACTTCATGAAGCGAAGCCCGCTTATACGACGGACAGGCCCCCCGCACCTCACACGGCTCATGTGCCTCAACCCATGCCCGTTCCTGAACCGGTTTACTCTCGGCCTGCCGGATTAGCGAGACCAAAGCCGCGCCCTCATGTGAAACCGCCAGGATCTGCCAAGGATCTGCTACGCAGGCTTAAACAAAAACCGTTCCTCTTGGCCGCTATGGTTGCGTCGGCTCTCTTGGTGGTTTTGGCGCTGGGTGGCCTCGTGCAGGGGGTCGTGCGTCTTTTGCGCCTTTCTTCCGGAGGCTAGCGACGTCGGGTTTTACGTCTATCCGGCTGCGCATACGCATGCCCAGTGCACGATCGGCGTCCTTGTCCCTGTACGTATAGTCCAATTCAAGCATCGTCTCCGACGCCGACATAATGGTGGCCGTCTTGACATTGTACTGTTGTGCAAGAGTTCCATGGCCTGACAGAGATTCCAGTCGGGCGCTCGACCCTTTGGGTGCATCGATCAGCGGCATGGGCTGTGGCTTGCCGCGGTACTGATGCTTTGCCGCAAGTGTGATCCGAGAGACGTCCCTCGATTCGAGCGTATACGTGGTCCGCCTCCACATCGCAATGCCGCCCATAGTGATGGCTCGGGTCACTTGCCAGCGTGCGCCTGGCCCGACGGGTTCTTGCGGGAAAGTTGCGATGCTATCCTGAAAAGCTTCCGCGATGACATCGACAAGTTGTTGAGTGGCTGGCCTTATGCCATGGGGAGATGTGACCACTACCTTGCTGACATGCCCGGTAACAGAAACCGTCAAGTCCACCATAAGTCCGGTTATCTCTCGCATTTGCTCTTCGGCGACCTGGGCGACCGGGGGGTCGAACGCATCGACACCGATTGATTCTGCCTCTTTTACCAGGAATTCTGCGTGCGCACTTTCGGCTGCTCGCGTGGAGCGCAGGCGCGTCTGCACGATAAGCCGGGCTTTCGGCATGGGGCGCAATGGAAAACGTTGTCCCGCAATGACAATTCCTACGTACGTCTGAAGTTCGTAGGTATGCCTTGCCGTTTGACCAGGTGTTAGCAAATGACGGAGCGGTGAGAAAGGGGCGTGGCCTAACCCTAAGACCTTCAGCGTCTCTTTGCGCTTCACCTCGGCTACAGGAGCAGCTACGATGACGCTACGCTCTGCGCCAGCCGAAGGCGTGGACGACGTGATGGGCGCGGGATTTTTTGGGGGCGGTGGCGCTTGGCATGACATCAACACGAGCACCAACCCCACGCAGCTGAAGCTTTGGGCAGGGGTCAAAGACATCACGCGTTGTCGTGTTTAGACATCAGATTTGCCTTATTGAGTTACACATAAGCGCTAAGTGAGGGGTAGGATGACGGTCAATTCCGACAAAATCAAGGACCTCATGCTCCGAATGAAGCGGCTTAATATCCGTGCGACCGATTTGGTGGAAAAGTTTGTACGTGGTAGCGGCCCCGGCGGGCAAAAGATCAACAAGACTTCCATTGCTGTTTATCTCAAGCACTTACCGACGGGCATAGAAGTCAAGGTTCAACACGGCCGATCTCAAGTCGAGAACCGATTTATCGCCCGCCGAAAATTGGTCGAAAAGCTAGAAGCGACAGAAGACGCAGAGGTGAGCAAAGAAAAGCAACGCATCGCAAAACTTCAGCGACAGAAGCGTAAGCGCTCCAAACGCGCTAAAGAAAAGTTACTCTCCGACAAGCGGCACCAGTCGAAAAAGAAACAAGAACGGCAGCATCTTAGAAGGCACGATGATGCGTCCTAAG encodes:
- a CDS encoding fumarylacetoacetate hydrolase family protein, producing MKLPLVSPSYPGDVYDLLPSKIIGIGVNYREHAKEMQKELPEEPIVFLKPPSALLAPLGTISAPMEYGRVDYEGELAVIMARQARNLEERDALAHVLGYTCAIDVSVRELQKKDGQWARAKGFDTFCPVGPRIVGDIDPADLKLVTRQNGLTRQSSRTSDLIFSVPKLIAFLSQVMTLEAGDMILTGTPQGVGPMAAGDIIEVDIEQIGCLKVSVRPR
- a CDS encoding protein kinase, whose product is MKYPPDEFVGQLVLGRYRVVGVLAKGGMGVIYLARSEGAAGFTRPVVVKRILSGMDDDHTVVNMFKREARIMSNLRHPGVVSVIDFGRERDSYFMVLDYIHGVHLGRWLRFTNGAYGPFPLNLALHIIVQVLDALHYAHTLKAPDGNELQVVHRDVTPSNILIDVEGHAKLADFGIARMRTDATEAGTGESQIKGKFSYLAPELLKGSEPSPASDVYSTAVVLHEVLMGKNVFRTAQLPMTMSRVLNHVPEALDAFRNDVSPELAAAVAKGLNKNPHERYSSALEFAVALRALRPENAEETQAKLQEAVTRDFFDPRMAQVGDADSLVSLERAWRDPVPTSRLHEAKPAYTTDRPPAPHTAHVPQPMPVPEPVYSRPAGLARPKPRPHVKPPGSAKDLLRRLKQKPFLLAAMVASALLVVLALGGLVQGVVRLLRLSSGG
- a CDS encoding peptide chain release factor-like protein — its product is MTVNSDKIKDLMLRMKRLNIRATDLVEKFVRGSGPGGQKINKTSIAVYLKHLPTGIEVKVQHGRSQVENRFIARRKLVEKLEATEDAEVSKEKQRIAKLQRQKRKRSKRAKEKLLSDKRHQSKKKQERQHLRRHDDAS
- a CDS encoding sulfatase-like hydrolase/transferase, whose product is MTTPAQRSLGVSLTSLLLAAGFRSILFLDASGVNLPSDGIWTCVAAMLAAAASDVMVAGTLGLIHYGMTCKLRSFPASRVAMFAGYLLLFPGTLLHVISVPFFRLYQMPLRYTQLLLVGSLSNILDSAHAEITRRYLYLVLLVLVLAAGTAVAGATYIYRAYCARAGHGKRRIVLGAAIGLVACCLIAVRSLSGISNAPAGLIMNPSQIFVESWVQWCWHGVNDDIILKHAPHFDTTRLFDKDSDNDQLQDLVRPDALPVSGNNVILIVVESASVNRFGLWGGDVRTTPRLAQLKPHALMFDSYYSPAPVSMKSLVSLMCSTYPHADPRADTYTNPTIDCRSLSEVLADAGYDAGLFHAGHFSYTDKDRFFAHRGYSIMRDAGSLRNEAKYPINGWGIDERAMFDDAIHWLNGRDSQLPFFLTLITLSPHHPYKINNVTPAPFGTASAAAKYDNAVHLVDSQIGRIWDWLVQKGLQNKTLLAIVGDHGEAFGEHPGHFVHGSLIYEEAVRTPLMLVQPLVFKGVRTRRIGNHVDLAPTLLDIIGHPRPKRYQGVSLLRGFQPHMVYFYANWSAYRLGLRDGRWKYIYHPLDGVHELFDLRKDPQERVNLAASNPSHVEAYQHRVTAWEAYYGTLIPNYESYVLGATMCPRSPVCYLSTLEPSYTQGAWRKDQSVSTRPLRIQDTFYDKGIGVKPLSVLRYSISGGNFQRLKGMVGYDGYVKKSQLNAVAGAAIYVDDKLMWSSGKIGVMSDPRSFDISVENGRLLELISYDLDGSKERDAINWVDVRLER
- a CDS encoding methyltransferase domain-containing protein; translated protein: MDLREVNAQPLLRRHPWELVRARYFISVLEKHHLLARDGAILDAGSGDGWFAQCLAKRLSDARTIICWDHEYTPAQLQAFQEESSLRGPTYTRDAPTERCSLILLLDVLEHIQHDMGFLKELIANNLDADGLILISVPAWAYVFGPHDVFLGHYRRYAPKQLQALVKAANLEIIDRGELFHFPLIVRILQAVAARMAPTRTQPPSTELHWQHGRWITWMAYAMLRIDSLMSIGLSRMGIRIPGLSTWVLCRLERHS
- a CDS encoding DUF1579 domain-containing protein; this translates as MKMTQLSIIASGLFMLSAATVQAQDKVAPAKDAHAQKDMQARMTKAKAAGKPSAHHAVLKALAGDWTVKNTVWMHPGAKPQVSTGTSSIAWTLGGRFLRQDFKGSWGTETFEGLGYLGYDNVKKAYVSIWMDNMSTGIVEGSGTYDGATKTFRDSGTYSCPFSGEKEKWYRAEWKIVGKNALTYTMYTKDPSGKEFKSMEIRYKRST
- a CDS encoding DUF1338 domain-containing protein; protein product: MSQKEAELMFEHLWRDFAAIAPQAAHIHALLKSKGEHFRNDHVAIRTFDAAKIALEVLAEPFLQWGYKPTGDYAFKEKKICARSYSHPSGELPRVFISELLLSQCSATLQKHVRGMLEQLEETLSGEALLRNQALWPRINYSVYRQMLEESEYAAWVMAFGIRTNHFTVNFNDLQAFTTLRELNDFLVSEGFELNSPNQPIQGSSESMLEQSSTRADHVMWRFSDGEERSIRSCYYEFCRRYPDPKTGTWYDGFITNSADKIFESTNVQSFT
- a CDS encoding glycosyltransferase family 2 protein: MQLSIVIPAYNEQARIVDSVSRVLSYVRDWHDAEVIVVDDGSTDKTPELLEELGKNQGKLRVLRLEKNSGKGAAVRLGIRNARGSYVLVSDADLSTPIEEANKLLEISKRGYPIVIGSRALTHSDIQVRQPWYRERMGRIFNLLVQTFLLKGIHDTQCGFKLYSLPVAQTLFSAQTEDGYTYDVEVLLLARQLGYAVFECPVIWRHAEFSRVSPILDSTKMFMALGRLWWKCRKHKQ
- a CDS encoding amino acid permease — its product is MTSLRRTMGYWDVVALGVNGMIGAGIFFLPGVIAENLGSSALLAAAFAGFVASLNVMCFARIAPGYANTGGPYLYARDFLGRAVGFEIGWLNWCSRMLSWAAIAHGFAIALRTQFGTHAPSYVYAAGLIGLIVLLSALNLRGVALGARVSTVFTVAKLAPITLFIVVASFAFDIRRFSGILEFSPRAFGDATLVVFWAFLGFESVVVTAGETKNPKKMLWPAMITIITAVTVIYLLVIAMVFGTLDEVAGRENPVADASRMLMGETGGRLIAVGILVSVFGMASAHALVVPRCIFAMAEHHDLPHAVAWIHAIYRTPVVAILLSGVITLVFALSGSFKDLAVLSVLARFTQYITTAIAVLIMAVRDLRVRGMTSRSLGAMAVPLMALGTSIWVMAQANAMEWIKVGAAACLGLPFLAYSIKSERKLK